Within bacterium, the genomic segment AGCCGAAATCGTCAGTTAGGAGAGATGCTGGGTCAAGGTTTGTCTCTTTCTCAGGCCCTAAAACGGATGACTCAGGTAGCGGAGGGAGTAAAAACAACTGAAGCGGCCTATAAATTGGCTAAAGAATTTAAGCTTGAACTGCCTATTACTGAACAGATTTATGATATTCTATTTAGAAAAAAGAAGCCTATGAAAGCAGTTACCGAGTTAATGCTTCGAGAACCAAGAGCTGAGGGATGAAGATCTGAAAAGGGAAGGAGGTGAAACAGAAGTGACCAAAGCAGACCTGGTAAACAAGGTAGCTGAGATAGGGTTAACTAAAAGGCAGGCAGGCGACGCGGTGGAGGCGGTTGTTGATGCCATAAAAGACGCCTTAGCTGCGGGTGAGAAGGTTCAGTTGATTGGTTTTGGCAGCTTTGAAGTTCGCAACCGCGCCGCTCGCCAGGGAAGAAACCCCCAAACCGGCGAGACTATCAGCATTGCGTCCAAGAAGGTGCCAGTATTTAAACCAGGAGGAGCCCTTCGTGAGGCAGTAAACTAAGGAGCAGATTTTTATCCTGGTCAAGTTAAGCGGCCGTGCCGCGATTTTTTCAGGACGCAGATTTTCGCAGATTCACGGAATAAAAGTCGGAAATCAGAATACAGCATACAGATAAAAAATCATTTTTTCTGTGCTCTGTGTTCTGTGCTCTGATTTTGAAGATCCTGAAAATCTGCGTTTATCTGCGTCCCTTTTTGAGTTAGCTGCAGGGAGTTGTCTGGATGTGTCTTCAGATTCCTGATAAATTGTTTTTTTCTATCAGCGAGGTTAGCGCCTTAACAGGCGTCAAGGCCTATGTGCTCCGTTACTGGGAGTCAGAATTTGATTTATTAAAGCCGGCAAAAAATGGGGCTGGACAGAGAAAATATCAGAAAAAGGATATTGAGCTTGTCTGTCGAATAAACGAACTCCTGCACCGTGATCTATATACTATTGCCGGCGCCAAAAAGCGATTAGCTGAAGAACAAACGGGTCAAACCAGGGAAGCCAGCTCAGACTTGTCGTGGGTGAGGAAAGAGTTGACAGAGATGCTGGAGATATTAGAAAATAATTAGTAACTATTCAGCCACTAAGGCACAAAGACACAACCTCGATGCTCGATGCTGGATGCTCGATACTCGATGCTGGATACTGGATCCTTTACCAGCATCGAGTATCGAGGATCGAGCATCGAGTATCGAGGATCGAGCATCGAAGATCGAGCATCGAGCATCCAGCATCATGTGCTGAACGGTTACGTTAATTAAACATTGATGCCGGGGCGTGGCGCAGCTTGGTTTAGCGCACCAGCATGGGGGGCTGGGGGTCGCTGGTTCGAATCCAGTCGCCCCGACCAATCTAAACATTGCGAATTTTGCGGGCAGTTTGTTTGCTCACTTACCCCGCCTGCGGCGGGGCTTTGCTCGTAGTTCCTTTGGTAGATAGAGGGGTATTTCAAAGTTTTATTGGGGTCTTTAGACCTTATCCCTATATTACCCACTATAATCCGTGATGAGCCAAAATAACAGAAATTTTATCGGAAGGAAGGTTTAAAGAACTATATGGCAGTTATTGAAAAATCTATTCGTTTAGTAGGCTCAAAGGGAGAAAAAGATATATTGGCTCTGTTGTAACTACTCAAAACTAAGTTAAGCAGTTAGTTGGGAGACAAAGCAAACAGACTTAGCTCGTGAACTTGAGATTGCCCTTCCTTTACCTGAACCAATGGAGTTTGGGAGAGCAAAAGAAGGCGAGATGGCAACAGCTACCGAAAGGGTAAGTCTTAACTTTTACATCAATGGCTTACGTTTCTTTGATGAATTTATGCTGATTCCCAACTTTTCAGAAGAGGCTATTATCGGAGCCAAGACCCTTCAGGCTTGGCGGATGAAGCTTGATTTTGAGCATGACGAAGTAATTATCGACCCCCGGGTGACCAAACTACGGTTGGTCTCTCTAAAAATAATGTAACTATTCAGCCACGGAAGAGACACTGAGACACGGAGAATGATTTTAGAAAAAGCATTTACAGAGCAAATAATTGGGTCAGCAATATCAAGTTTTTGCGTGGTCTAAATTTTGAATGACAAAGACCTCATTAAGAGACTTGTCCTTTAGATTTTTCTGAGTGTCTCTGTGTTTCCGTGGTGAGGTGAACGGTGGCGAATTTTGGATTTATGATTGCGGATTTGAGGAAAAATCTGTGTTTCATC encodes:
- a CDS encoding HU family DNA-binding protein — translated: MTKADLVNKVAEIGLTKRQAGDAVEAVVDAIKDALAAGEKVQLIGFGSFEVRNRAARQGRNPQTGETISIASKKVPVFKPGGALREAVN
- a CDS encoding MerR family transcriptional regulator, encoding MCLQIPDKLFFSISEVSALTGVKAYVLRYWESEFDLLKPAKNGAGQRKYQKKDIELVCRINELLHRDLYTIAGAKKRLAEEQTGQTREASSDLSWVRKELTEMLEILENN